In Phaeodactylum tricornutum CCAP 1055/1 chromosome 10, whole genome shotgun sequence, a single genomic region encodes these proteins:
- a CDS encoding predicted protein has protein sequence MPSRLTPGFALVVLLFLCTLLEPLSAFTRPSILSCGSSPRHCFVDSRVRMGSAASSSGMQTLPSNVVKYSQVPKQGVFTADKIPKGLLKSHTTKAGTWGMIRVTQGQLEYQIHNEVEGTESGGTPLKIVLEGPDGRGIVEPTVKHQVKPLTDDVQFVVEFHRVPGTGVVDEPREGLA, from the coding sequence ATGCCCAGCAGATTGACACCCGGCTTTGCTCTCGTTGTTTTACTGTTTCTGTGCACACTTCTCGAGCCCTTGTCCGCTTTTACCAGACCTTCCATATTGAGTTGTGGGAGCTCGCCACGCCATTGCTTCGTCGACAGCCGAGTCAGAATGGGATCCGCCGCCTCTTCTTCTGGCATGCAAACGCTACCATCGAACGTGGTGAAGTATTCTCAGGTGCCGAAACAGGGCGTCTTCACTGCCGACAAAATTCCCAAAGGCCTTTTGAAGTCACACACAACCAAAGCCGGTACTTGGGGCATGATTCGGGTCACCCAAGGCCAACTCGAATATCAAATCCACAACGAAGTGGAGGGTACTGAATCGGGCGGCACGCCACTAAAGATTGTTCTGGAAGGTCCCGACGGACGTGGGATTGTCGAACCCACCGTCAAGCACCAAGTCAAACCTTTGACGGATGATGTTCAATTCGTCGTCGAGTTTCATCGTGTCCCAGGAACCGGGGTCGTCGACGAACCACGCGAGGGTCTGGCGTGA
- a CDS encoding predicted protein, whose protein sequence is MVYKNRKRQFRIETSYGAMISVARVFVLFMSGSRAVTETHDRTRCSSTLRKDEFDWDAWQIGTGKPYAAVVESNGKRDASFLDGTCFADRGWNILPSIATLRSIKVESPKGEASVVDATTLHVDGHSVRGRMALLRYLIEEWEDSLFFPKLNLQPDVAIWGSSGSTNEYHWLWAYGAQLDWQQRSGRLAIGKDEPDDGDHISVRSWWGYMNYCFSVAVLLGAIEATNSIQTIDDVQETAVTVELDADSQRLMEEDYAVRDCVTYWRDFFQCEYPNYQTRIRDATKQLDEKPITTNNIKEEDFQRLRFEFQKEVWKVHTKVIERAASSARSKQLLNVLPKAEQQFGLGWSRMVDILAASVFPTDLVTLIEDGSGFLPYNITMTTALGQNTPKVVIENPASYRDPHTRRNLVAQSQQRSIDTTHQLVLLPDWALSTMVHFWSRVVRQPWISREMPARVNRLVHGSVKVKLKELFRVLVLFVKPKI, encoded by the coding sequence ATGGTGTACAAAAATAGGAAGCGGCAGTTTAGGATCGAGACGTCATATGGAGCAATGATTTCGGTGGCGAGGGTCTTCGTTCTTTTTATGAGTGGCAGTCGAGCTGTTACGGAAACACACGATCGGACGCGTTGTTCCAGTACCCTCCGGAAGGATGAGTTTGATTGGGATGCCTGGCAAATTGGCACCGGGAAGCCGTACGCTGCTGTCGTCGAAAGCAACGGCAAACGTGACGCTTCCTTCCTCGATGGAACCTGTTTTGCCGACCGTGGTTGGAACATCTTGCCGTCCATTGCCACCTTACGGTCTATCAAGGTCGAATCACCCAAAGGTGAGGCAAGTGTCGTTGATGCAACAACCCTTCACGTCGATGGACATTCCGTTCGTGGTCGCATGGCACTGCTACGCTATCTCATCGAGGAATGGGAAGATTCGTTGTTTTTCCCTAAGCTCAATCTTCAGCCGGACGTCGCCATTTGGGGATCCAGTGGGTCGACCAACGAGTATCACTGGTTGTGGGCGTACGGCGCCCAACTTGACTGGCAGCAGCGCTCAGGCCGATTGGCGATCGGTAAAGACGAACCGGATGATGGCGATCATATTTCGGTACGTTCCTGGTGGGGCTACATGAACTACTGTTTCTCCGTGGCCGTCCTCCTGGGCGCCATCGAAGCCACCAACAGCATTCAAACAATCGACGACGTCCAAGAAACAGCAGTAACTGTTGAATTAGATGCGGATAGTCAACGAttgatggaagaagactATGCCGTTCGGGATTGTGTCACATACTGGCGCGACTTTTTCCAATGCGAGTATCCCAACTATCAAACGCGAATACGCGACGCCACGAAGCAGTTGGACGAGAAGCCCATAACTACCAATAACATCAAGGAAGAAGACTTCCAACGGCTACGCtttgaatttcaaaaagaagTGTGGAAGGTACATACGAAAGTGATCGAGCGCgcggcttcttccgcaaggTCCAAACAGCTTTTGAATGTTTTGCCCAAAGCAGAGCAGCAATTTGGACTTGGCTGGTCGCGTATGGTGGATATATTGGCAGCGTCCGTCTTTCCGACCGATTTGGTGACCTTGATCGAGgacggaagcggctttcTGCCTTACAATATTACTATGACCACGGCCCTTGGGCAAAACACTCCTAAGGTTGTGATTGAAAACCCTGCGAGCTACCGAGATCCCCATACACGGAGAAACTTAGTGGCACAGTCGCAACAGCGTTCGATTGACACGACGCATCAATTGGTGCTTTTACCCGACTGGGCTTTGTCCACAATGGTACACTTCTGGAGTCGCGTTGTGCGTCAGCCATGGATCAGTCGGGAAATGCCTGCTCGAGTCAATCGTTTGGTCCACGGATCAGTGAAGGTCAAACTAAAAGAGCTTTTCAGGGTGTTAGTTCTTTTCGTCAAGCCAAAAATCTAA
- a CDS encoding predicted protein produces the protein MSGGNSLNFGSQNVFHEEEVIEREHDLSEYAEEEEEIDDEEDTHCHEIYDTDEYDEQIIESIFDLKEDPKTQEEYDCQIRKLIPIVYKDQDVDADSMIRKCPVQSELYIYLKQMYWYQKHNGAVTEEVNDAQEVVEDQNKLPLAAKTRSIMEIYARRALSREQTSDRPNQSSFDDEESIDDNGDETEENYDSESERDVDESVRSSDALKEYALRALGVSSGPEWEKATAINIHHDAISQVHKALDICHNGRGRQDMLFRSHQFSGRSTLLHSDGSEKCVNEHDEFDPDEARKDERDSRLERGEDWIVKREIPGSTDVGEAGNAPHIQNGSFDQEEDEDETEYDEQVIESIFDLKEDPKTREEYDLQIRKLIPIVYKNQDVDADSMIRKCPVQSELYTYLKQMYWYQKHNGAVMDGTDEDDKSPEVKQREDGSPKAKKMTLMEIFVRRALLGESIHSDNHADENKVCSLSESIVDDFCEDADIVEEAYTHKYCGYRDQAGTVRNPDESNDSSKEIEVMEETEVEELVDDSGDEEDVEIVFDGSEREEIEEEYVEEIEETDTEYEEEIEESSTAFKETKDFLLRLQDDVKAFRLW, from the coding sequence ATGTCCGGGGGGAATTCGCTGAATTTTGGGAGCCAAAATGTTTTCCATGAGGAGGAAGTAATCGAGAGAGAGCACGACCTTTCTGAGTACGctgaggaagaggaagaaattgacgacgaagaagacacACATTGCCACGAAATTTATGATACCGACGAGTACGACGAACAGATCATCGAAAGCATATTTGACCTAAAGGAAGACCCTAAAACCCAGGAAGAATACGATTGTCAAATTCGCAAGCTCATTCCCATCGTCTATAAAGACCAAGATGTCGACGCTGATTCCATGATTCGCAAATGTCCTGTCCAGTCGGAGCTCTATATATATCTGAAACAAATGTATTGGTATCAGAAACACAATGGAGCTGTAACAGAAGAAGTGAACGATGCTCAAGAAGTAGTAGAGGACCAAAATAAATTGCCGCTTGCTGCCAAAACTAGAAGTATCATGGAAATCTATGCGCGCCGTGCTCTCTCGAGAGAGCAGACTTCCGATAGACCAAACCAATCGTCTTTCGACGATGAAGAATCTATCGATGACAATGGTGACGAGACAGAGGAAAACTATGATAGCGAGTCCGAAAGAGATGTTGATGAATCAGTCCGTAGCTCCGATGCTCTCAAAGAGTACGCGCTACGTGCGTTGGGTGTAAGCTCCGGACCAGAATGGGAGAAAGCAACCGCTATCAATATTCATCATGATGCAATTTCTCAAGTTCATAAAGCGCTCGACATCTGCCACAATGGGCGTGGGAGACAGGATATGTTATTCCGCTCGCACCAATTTTCAGGGAGATCAACACTCCTGCACTCGGACGGCTCCGAGAAGTGTGTGAACGAGCACGACGAGTTCGATCCAGACGAAGCTAGAAAGGATGAACGCGATAGTCGGTTAGAGCGTGGCGAAGACTGGATAGTCAAACGTGAAATCCCCGGCAGTACTGATGTCGGAGAAGCCGGCAACGCTCCGCATATACAAAATGGTTCGTTTGATCAAGAAGAGGATGAAGATGAGACAGAATACGACGAACAAGTCATTGAAAGCATTTTTGATCTCAAAGAGGATCCGAAAACTCGTGAAGAGTATGATCTACAAATCCGGAAACTCATTCCTATTGTTTACAAGAACCAAGATGTTGACGCTGATTCTATGATTCGAAAGTGTCCTGTACAGTCCGAACTGTATACTTATTTGAAGCAAATGTATTGGTATCAAAAGCACAATGGAGCGGTGATGGATGGCACAGACGAGGATGACAAGTCGCCAGAGGTGAAACAACGAGAGGATGGAAGCccaaaagcgaaaaagatgaCGCTTATGGAGATATTTGTGAGACGGGCATTACTAGGAGAATCCATTCACTCTGATAACCATGCAGACGAGAACAAAgtttgttcactgtcagaaagcatcgtcgacgatttTTGTGAAGATGCGGACATCGTGGAAGAAGCCTATACACACAAATACTGTGGCTACCGCGACCAAGCCGGCACAGTCCGCAATCCTGACGAATCAAATGATTCTTCTAAGGAGATAGAGGTAATGGAAGAAACCGAAGTAGAGGAATTAGTTGACGACTCTggcgacgaggaagacgtcgaaattgtttttgacggaagcgaacGTGAAGAAATAGAAGAAGAGTATGTAGAAGAGATAGAAGAGACGGACACAGAATACGAAGAGGAAATTGAAGAATCTTCAACCGCTTTCAAGGAAACAAAAGACTTCCTTCTCCGTCTACAAGACGACGTCAAGGCATTTCGTCTGTGGTAG
- a CDS encoding predicted protein, whose amino-acid sequence MSQDNLYEKSQSHYERKVARQRQLEMMEAAASGTAAEMELDTSSFAEADGSFMRQRNQETARRFLHDEDDSQEQTTPMRGNSTTGHHTLFGQRQSSGPSLNLMDHSAGVYTEQVSGLFSDAVHSVGKFIFKVSGSEIRGNEHDAIAATDGDVFLGDDYKRRSSMRATQCSTILASRVMFFKSLLRDKKRLGLLAMVFLSLFAIVYATNMALQRRPTEKILRENNSFRFNAVLDHIVTESVSHTEVFLNYDSAEYHALRWVAYSDPARLDPMDPLILQRYALAVFYYGSYLAFSEQYGEQKPIQFEGQQFEGVPNPGWTRKDYWMTGKGVCKWYGVLCEGEMVNGVEIADFDKNAPIIALNLTANQLHGTLPMEFKALDSLLVLDFSRNSIGGTIPLQLGRSMIELQYLFLNRNEITGTLPSEMGFMESVRSIRLGNNRLQGSIPSTFNRMYQLRDLGLDNNYITADIPDLEGCQHLIGLYLNNNRLNGRLDTSIGKLTNLFELRVDQNYLQGTIPPEVSNMRRLEHFRANNNLLTGTIPNEIFLKTLRMKEVDLQRNNFEGPLPVSLGGLSHLRLLKLNNNAFQGGIPQAWNRMHGLQILHLMRNKLTGTIPTGIAGLRELRDLSVANNRLAGTIPREIAACEVLTEAYFDYNQFTGTIPAEFGFLKHLETLRVSGNLFHGDVPVQVCALTREHVLTNFMADCKSKVTCECCHRCA is encoded by the coding sequence ATGAGCCAAGATAATCTTTACGAAAAATCCCAGTCTCATTATGAGCGCAAGGTTGCTCGCCAGCGTCAGTTAGAGATGATGGAAGCCGCAGCTTCGGGTACGGCAGCGGAAATGGAGCTCGACACGAGCAGTTTTGCCGAAGCCGACGGCTCCTTCATGCGCCAACGCAACCAAGAGACGGCTCGTCGGTTTCTgcacgacgaagacgactcgcAAGAACAAACAACCCCGATGCGAGGAAATTCTACCACCGGTCACCACACATTATTTGGGCAACGACAATCTTCCGGTCCGTCACTCAATTTAATGGACCATTCCGCTGGCGTTTATACCGAGCAGGTGTCGGGACTGTTCAGTGATGCGGTTCATTCCGTCGGAAAGTTCATTTTCAAGGTGTCGGGTTCTGAGATAAGAGGAAATGAGCACGATGCGATAGCAGCCACGGATGGAGATGTGTTTCTGGGTGATGATTACAAGCGTCGGTCGTCTATGCGTGCGACTCAATGCAGCACGATCTTAGCGTCGCGTGTCATgtttttcaaatctcttcTGCGCGACAAGAAACGATTGGGACTGTTGGCCATGGTCTTTTTAAGTCTTTTTGCGATTGTCTACGCCACCAATATGGCACTGCAACGCAGACCAACGGAAAAGATACTTCGGGAAAATAATTCTTTCCGCTTCAACGCTGTTTTGGATCACATTGTAACGGAAAGTGTGAGCCACACCGAAGTGTTCCTAAACTACGACAGTGCCGAGTACCACGCACTCCGCTGGGTGGCGTATTCGGATCCGGCCCGTCTCGACCCCATGGATCCCCTCATTCTCCAACGGTACGCTCTGGCGGTCTTTTACTACGGTTCTTACCTGGCCTTCTCGGAGCAATACGGAGAGCAAAAGCCTATTCAATTCGAAGGACAACAGTTTGAGGGTGTCCCTAATCCCGGCTGGACGCGCAAGGATTACTGGATGACGGGCAAGGGAGTTTGCAAATGGTACGGCGTGCTCTGTGAAGGCGAAATGGTCAACGGAGTGGAAATAGCGGACTTTGACAAGAATGCGCCGATTATTGCACTCAACTTGACCGCGAACCAGCTGCACGGTACACTACCAATGGAATTCAAAGCTCTCGATTCGTTGCTGGTTCTGGACTTTTCCCGCAACAGTATCGGAGGAACCATTCCTCTGCAACTCGGGCGTAGCATGATCGAACTCCAGTACTTGTTCTTGAACCGTAACGAAATTACGGGGACGCTGCCTAGCGAAATGGGTTTCATGGAGAGTGTTCGCTCGATCCGTCTGGGCAACAACCGCTTACAGGGATCCATCCCGTCTACTTTTAATCGTATGTACCAGTTACGAGATCTAGGCTTGGACAATAACTACATTACTGCCGACATTCCCGATCTAGAAGGCTGTCAGCACTTGATTGGCCTGTACCTCAACAACAATCGCTTAAACGGCCGACTGGACACCTCAATTGGCAAGCTGACGAACTTGTTCGAACTACGGGTAGACCAAAACTATCTACAGGGCACGATTCCTCCAGAAGTATCGAATATGCGTCGATTGGAACACTTCAGAGCCAACAACAATCTCTTGACGGGTACTATTCCGAACGAGATATTCCTCAAAACCTTACGCATGAAGGAAGTCGATTTGCAGCGTAACAATTTTGAAGGGCCGTTGCCAGTCTCCCTCGGTGGTTTGTCACATTTGCGCCTACTCAAGCTCAACAACAATGCTTTTCAAGGTGGTATTCCCCAAGCTTGGAATCGCATGCACGGTTTGCAAATTCTGCATCTCATGAGGAACAAGCTGACGGGCACAATCCCTACGGGCATCGCAGGTTTGCGGGAGCTCCGGGATCTGTCTGTGGCCAACAACCGCTTGGCCGGTACGATTCCCCGCGAAATTGCCGCGTGCGAAGTTCTTACGGAAGCCTATTTCGACTACAATCAGTTCACGGGGACGATTCCGGCCGAATTTGGCTTTTTGAAACACTTGGAGACGTTACGGGTATCCGGCAACTTGTTTCATGGTGACGTACCGGTCCAAGTGTGTGCGCTCACCCGCGAACACGTGTTGACCAATTTCATGGCGGATTGCAAAAGCAAGGTGACCTGCGAGTGCTGTCACCGGTGTGCGTAA
- a CDS encoding predicted protein: protein MKLLVAAVVLLLGLAASPTDAWTFPGAPFHKPVVRSVSTDASQRPQQAFHSQQDRTLCQPPVTVRPSRVTTAVLGWCAAIILGAAAPWPAVANDARVVGQLQGSGLVFKDTLQIEAFDDPKIQGVTLYISNFQKPITERLNAGFFNDPSYASVACAQTSPNIRVADNINVSPQGEQVFTESKSLLFKSLRVQRIYDVDKQTAVYVSFNTRLDKSDDSNKSRFKSSLCAVPLSNNNKATAANSVADAVAKAPVGAE from the coding sequence ATGAAGTTGCTAGTCGCTGCCGTCGTACTGCTGCTGGGGCTCGCGGCGAGTCCCACCGACGCCTGGACGTTTCCGGGAGCCCCGTTCCACAAGCCTGTCGTACGTTCCGTTTCGACAGACGCGTCCCAACGACCACAACAAGCATTCCATTCGCAGCAAGACCGTACTCTTTGCCAGCCGCCGGTGACGGTCCGTCCCAGTCGAGTGACGACGGCTGTTCTGGGCTGGTGTGCCGCCATCATACTCGGCGCCGCCGCTCCGTGGCCGGCCGTCGCTAACGACGCTCGCGTCGTGGGACAACTGCAAGGATCCGGACTAGTCTTTAAAGATACTCTGCAGATTGAAGCCTTTGACGATCCCAAAATACAGGGCGTCACACTCTACATTAGCAACTTTCAGAAACCCATCACGGAACGCCTCAACGCCGGATTCTTCAACGATCCCTCCTACGCCAGTGTCGCCTGTGCACAAACCTCACCCAACATTCGCGTAGCCGACAACATCAACGTCTCGCCGCAGGGAGAACAGGTCTTTACGGAAAGCAAGTCGCTCCTCTTCAAATCACTCCGGGTTCAGCGGATTTACGACGTGGACAAGCAAACCGCCGTCTACGTTAGTTTCAATACCCGACTCGACAAGtccgacgacagcaacaaatcGCGATTCAAGTCGTCCCTCTGTGCCGTGCCTCtcagtaacaacaacaaagcaACCGCTGCGAACAGTGTCGCTGACGCCGTCGCCAAGGCACCCGTCGGAGCCGAGTGA
- a CDS encoding predicted protein gives MGRGQRQLPPQKAWFIIPSLSHTILRRMEDPSLRTTVRVGNDYRVNDDVDLDEKDGGDAHLRDDDDDSTNSPRRRGVPPLLPAGRRRMILTDEADEETSSTTVSSLTTKVGSSSTRHQPPRPSVRSVRHSVLPTHAPGRRRRRSSARFLRLSGQHHSRHSRNDGTMTTTTSSSAAQLGELYKQAIRMNAENRINASNSWNLALIENIDQFLLLEEEEEEEQHEDLPRDHRRPENDKNRLTLNNAQPTPTPRRQRVNFTKASCTLDASVKIYSYRVDDVHLSSYKVLANLNRNDQNANHKNADSDKDKNTHPDPDHHNAGNHKKSTHSSHASTLETNMANINLNKLDAAFDIDPLFHKMSKTFDEGGAKGLLLANLGVSSHGCNVVFDSTSNDSNPVAEEKTEDDRHVNETTYAPVDISSLRAKLEALVNTNDPDGNTGGTFLEDLALVPQLTSLRAEHDRLAAEGFVLDDNPTMTSTKNRGSQRYAPTADEETQADQSIHQEALERSRRTNKSFLSETDQEYEEIIGSSTSQQPPQSLSIGYDDADDFGGGFDDGDDDDAGFDDFLQRDQQGARYSSISFSGSVQNFQAQEGASDTDVPTSTALLEALLGSQALTDQDQYRYFDAELLSSAVHANNAWAGATHWKRTPKVATTTGPSVAKTKSQRKKPRALVDLTATACLDDVLRSPPKTSSLSWSQAIVQKYTNAEHSNLLPPDAEMDVETLSTLFLRPQSVCRGLSVAGGGDKVSTPKAVGFNMGGVETFGWDDGHDDDGEGGGYDFGGDDDDDMSFVAPLEDIRKVDKVHVGYATVAKKVDVKRLKKDLWIELEAKLAEPAKLGEHKDHDADDSSMSLSDAVTPSKPSLPLSFQKAVQDLEATKTQADVTLPFYFICILHLANEKGLRLDSHGLEDFGIVYDAAGVPLAGV, from the exons ATGGGACGAGGACAACGACAACTCCCCCCCCAAAAGGCCTGGTTTATCATTCCTTCCTTGTCTC ATACAATTCTTCGTAGAATGGAGGATCCTTCGCTTCGCACGACTGTCCGTGTCGGGAACGACTATCGcgtgaacgacgacgtcgacctggacgaaaaagacggaGGGGACGCTCACCTccgcgacgatgacgacgactccACAAACAGCCCTCGTCGTCGCGGTGTACCGCCGTTACTCCCCGCGGGTCGTCGTCGGATGATTCTGACCGACGAAGCGGACGAAGAGACGTCGTCTACCACTGTATCGAGCCTCACAACCAAAGTCGGGTCATCCTCGACACGACACCAGCCCCCCCGACCTTCCGTCCGTTCCGTCCGACACAGCGTACTCCCCACCCACGCGCCGGGACGTCGCCGACGTCGCTCGTCGGCACGCTTTTTGCGTCTCAGTGGTCAGCATCATTCCCGTCACAGTCGCAACGATGGCACaatgacaacgacgacatCTTCGTCCGCGGCACAACTCGGCGAACTCTACAAACAAGCCATTCGAATGAACGCCGAGAATAGGATCAACGCCAGCAATAGTTGGAATCTAGCACTCATTGAGAATATTGATCAATTCCTGCTccttgaagaagaagaagaagaagaacagcacGAGGACCTCCCTCGCGATCACCGCCGTCCCGAAAACGACAAGAATCGACTCACTCTCAACAACGCGCAACCCACGCCAACGCCACGCCGTCAGCGCGTTAACTTTACCAAGGCATCTTGTACACTTGACGCATCGGTCAAGATTTATTCCTACCGGGTCGACGACGTACACCTTTCCAGTTACAAGGTGCTCGCCAATCTCAACCGCAACGACCAAAACGCCAACCACAAGAACGCCGATAGTGACAAAGACAAAAACACCCATCCGGATCCCGATCACCACAATGCTGGCAATCACAAAAAATCCACTCACTCGTCCCACGCATCCACCTTGGAAACCAATATGG CCAACATTAACCTCAACAAGCTCGATGCCGCATTCGATATTGATCCACTCTTTCACAAAATGTCCAAGACTTTTGATGAAGGGGGTGCCAAGGGACTGCTCCTCGCAAATCTGGGCGTCAGCAGTCACGGTTGCAACGTCGTCTTTGACAGTACCAGTAATGACTCCAATCCAGTCGCCGAAGAAAAAACAGAAGATGACCGTCACGTTAACGAGACAACTTACGCTCCCGTTGACATTTCCTCACTTCGCGCCAAACTCGAAGCTCTCGTCAACACAAACGACCCCGACGGCAACACCGGTGGTacctttttggaagatttggCGCTCGTCCCGCAGCTTACATCCCTCCGTGCCGAACACGATCGTCTCGCCGCGGAAGGATTCGTTCTCGACGACAACCCGACGATGACGAGCACCAAAAATCGTGGTTCGCAACGCTACGCCCCCACagcggacgaagaaacgcaGGCCGACCAAAGCATTCACCAAGAAGCCTTGGAACGAAGTCGCCGGACCAACAAGTCGTTTCTATCCGAAACGGACCAAGAATATGAAGAAATCATCGGTTCGAGTACATCACAGCAGCCTCCGCAATCATTATCGATTGGAtacgacgacgccgacgactttGGTGGTGGTTTTGACGATGgggacgacgatgatgcggGTTTTGACGATTTTCTCCAACGCGACCAGCAGGGGGCTCGGTATTCCTCCATATCCTTCTCCGGATCGGTGCAAAACTTTCAAGCCCAGGAAGGCGCATCCGACACCGACGTACCGACATCCACCGCATTGTTGGAGGCGTTGCTGGGGTCGCAAGCGTTGACGGACCAGGATCAGTACCGTTATTTCGACGCCGAGTTGTTGTCGTCCGCCGTTCACGCGAATAATGCTTGGGCCGGAGCCACGCACTGGAAACGCACGCCCAAAGTTGCAACCACCACGGGACCTTCCGTCGCCAAGACCAAGTCTCAACGCAAGAAACCCCGTGCTTTGGTTGATTTGACTGCCACGGCCTGTCTGGACGATGTACTTCGTTCACCACCGAAGACGTCGAGTTTGTCCTGGAGTCAAGCCATTGTGCAAAAGTACACGAATGCGGAGCATTCCAACCTGTTGCCTCCCGACGCCGAAATGGACGTGGAGACTTTGTCGACCCTCTTTTTGCGGCCTCAGAGTGTCTGTCGTGGTCTATCGGTCGCCGGGGGAGGGGACAAGGTATCTACGCCCAAGGCGGTCGGCTTTAATATGGGTGGCGTCGAAACCTTTGGTTGGGATGATGGTCACGATGACGACGGTGAAGGTGGCGGCTACGACTTTGgtggtgacgacgatgacgatatGAGTTTCGTTGCACCGCTCGAAGACATCCGCAAGGTGGACAAGGTTCACGTGGGCTACGCCACGGTCGCCAAAAAGGTGGACGTCAAGCGACTCAAGAAAGACTTGTGGATCGAGCTGGAAGCAAAACTGGCCGAGCCAGCCAAGCTCGGCGAACACAAGGATCATGACGCGGACGACAGCTCCATGTCATTGAGCGATGCTGTGACCCCTTCTAAACCATCACTGCCACTATCCTTTCAAAAGGCCGTGCAAGACCTGGAAGCCACCAAAACGCAAGCAGACGTGACCTTGCCGTTTTACTTTATTTGTATTTTGCACTTGGCCAACGAAAAGGGACTGCGACTGGATAGTCACGGTTTGGAAGATTTCGGTATTGTCTATGATGCAGCCGGGGTACCGTTGGCGGGGGTGTAG
- a CDS encoding predicted protein yields MKIFEVSQRYDSERLYDSQNKVDCDDGNEFRRQSLRDSPSSNSYCKTQRYIGDTSELFEVGADDDEEFIPLLDKLFDLEEEKNWEDCFDLSASNAPHFFDQGGNDNTDVNDSSAAPAYLIKAILAGLYELPPPHILKYQLGLGRRVRYDSVVRLESHFVTLEGRSADLECMRLTRQFDTSKAASFYVYRRNLLDCENLNTTLRVVALAEELKSAGLDVSNAGGSWHGPPNFLSQRNLDDTYSRACLALYSFFADSVQQIDPHQNHVLDLEPSNIECWINTSRNGSWNRLHTHEGSAWSAVYYVDAGSPQTTTYGGRLVLKPSPHPREDTHTLDVRERERFFDWRDRDPDWSIVEYVDLDAVPGSMLIFPSWLHHCVLPTVMTESPSHPRISIAFNVNWMPN; encoded by the coding sequence ATGAAAATTTTCGAAGTATCGCAACGATATGATTCGGAGAGGCTATATGACTCCCAAAACAAGGTAGACTGCGATGATGGCAATGAATTTAGACGGCAGAGTCTGCGAGACTCTCCTTCGTCCAACAGCTACTGCAAGACTCAAAGGTATATAGGCGATACCAGTGAATTATTTGAAGTCGGCgcagatgacgacgaagagtttATTCCACTTTTAGATAAGCTATTTGATCTAGAAGAAGAGAAGAATTGGGAGGATTGCTTCGATTTATCAGCATCCAATGCGCCACATTTTTTCGACCAGGGaggcaacgacaacaccgaCGTCAACGATAGCTCTGCTGCGCCAGCATATCTAATCAAGGCTATTCTTGCCGGACTTTACGAGCTTCCACCTCCCCATATCCTCAAATACCAGCTTGGGCTCGGACGACGAGTACGCTACGACTCAGTTGTTCGGTTGGAATCACATTTTGTTACGCTGGAGGGTCGATCCGCAGATTTGGAGTGCATGCGTCTGACACGCCAATTTGACACTTCTAAGGCTGCAAGTTTCTACGTCTATCGTCGAAATCTATTGGACTGCGAAAATCTGAACACTACGTTGCGAGTCGTGGCTTTGGCGGAAGAATTGAAGTCGGCTGGACTGGACGTCAGCAACGCCGGAGGATCATGGCATGGCCCACCAAACTTTTTGTCGCAAAGAAATCTTGACGACACGTACAGTCGGGCATGCTTAGCACTCTACAGTTTCTTCGCTGACAGCGTACAGCAAATTGATCCACATCAAAATCATGTCTTGGACTTGGAGCCGTCCAATATTGAGTGCTGGATCAATACCTCCCGGAACGGGTCTTGGAACAGACTACACACACATGAAGGTAGTGCATGGAGCGCGGTGTACTACGTTGACGCAGGCTCTCCGCAGACAACTACCTACGGAGGCCGGCTGGTTCTCAAACCATCACCCCACCCCCGCGAAGATACGCACACACTGGATGTCCGGGAACGGGAGCGATTTTTTGATTGGCGGGATCGCGATCCAGATTGGTCCATTGTTGAGTACGTGGATTTGGATGCCGTACCGGGAAGCATGCTGATCTTTCCTAGCTGGCTTCATCATTGCGTCCTTCCAACTGTTATGACCGAATCGCCTTCACACCCTCGAATTTCCATCGCTTTTAACGTAAACTGGATGCCCAATTAA